The Ignisphaera cupida genome has a segment encoding these proteins:
- the carA gene encoding glutamine-hydrolyzing carbamoyl-phosphate synthase small subunit codes for MKSRLLLENGDAVEGCGFGAKGISVGEIVFSTSMTGYTEALTDPSYAGQILVWTHPMVGCYGVPTKAHNYCGVPLNYESDKIQVEGFVISELPPPNHYLSIYDLNTWLLKNGVPGMYKVDTRALVKKLRERGVMMSVLAVFPEDEEVSWDELEKKLRTATRYDLINFAHIVSPKNIVVHEPLTKPVATIAVLDCGLKYGILRWLLRYGFKVIRYPCWAKASELLDNSNGIVVSNGPGNPAVLVDQIRTVREIVESGKPVLGICLGLQLISLSLGAKIYKLRYGHRGPNKGVVDVLTGKSYITTQNHGYAVDHRSLVESDLILWFSNIDDKSVEGVIHKKLPVIATQFHPEGGPGPHDTTWVFEMFKKMVLNHGGS; via the coding sequence TTGAAAAGCCGCCTGCTACTTGAGAATGGTGATGCTGTAGAAGGATGTGGCTTTGGCGCTAAAGGTATTAGTGTAGGAGAGATTGTATTCTCAACTAGTATGACAGGCTATACAGAGGCTTTAACAGATCCTAGCTATGCTGGTCAAATACTTGTATGGACACATCCAATGGTTGGATGCTATGGAGTTCCAACAAAAGCACATAACTATTGTGGTGTTCCACTAAACTATGAATCTGATAAAATACAAGTTGAAGGCTTTGTAATTTCAGAGCTTCCACCACCAAATCACTATCTAAGTATCTATGATTTGAACACATGGCTTTTGAAAAATGGCGTTCCAGGAATGTACAAAGTCGATACAAGAGCTTTGGTCAAAAAACTTAGAGAACGTGGTGTTATGATGAGTGTTTTAGCTGTTTTTCCAGAAGATGAAGAAGTTTCGTGGGACGAACTTGAAAAGAAACTGAGAACAGCCACGAGATACGACTTAATAAATTTTGCACATATAGTGTCGCCAAAGAATATAGTGGTTCATGAGCCTTTGACAAAGCCCGTAGCTACTATAGCTGTTCTTGACTGTGGTCTAAAGTATGGGATATTGAGATGGCTTTTGAGATACGGATTCAAGGTTATAAGATATCCGTGCTGGGCTAAGGCAAGTGAGCTGCTCGATAATTCTAATGGTATTGTTGTAAGCAATGGTCCTGGAAATCCAGCTGTTTTAGTGGATCAAATAAGAACTGTTAGAGAAATAGTTGAATCTGGCAAGCCAGTTCTTGGAATATGCCTTGGTCTGCAGCTTATATCACTATCTCTTGGAGCTAAAATCTACAAGCTTAGATATGGTCATAGAGGACCTAACAAGGGTGTTGTTGATGTTTTAACTGGTAAAAGTTATATAACAACACAAAACCATGGTTATGCAGTTGATCATAGAAGTCTTGTTGAATCAGATTTAATTTTGTGGTTTAGTAATATTGATGACAAGTCTGTTGAGGGGGTTATACATAAAAAACTACCTGTAATCGCAACACAGTTCCATCCAGAAGGGGGGCCAGGACCCCATGACACAACATGGGTATTTGAAATGTTTAAAAAGATGGTGTTAAACCATGGAGGTAGTTAA
- the carB gene encoding carbamoyl-phosphate synthase (glutamine-hydrolyzing) large subunit translates to MEVVKKVLVIGSGAIKIAEAAEFDYSGNQALKALKEEGIETILINPNIATIQTSYKFADKVYLLPLKTEYVAKVIEIERPDGILIGFGGQTALSIGVRLHDTGVLSKYGVKVLGTPIEGIRRALSRSLFRETMVKHGIPVPPSKATTSIDEAIKIAEEMGYPVMVRVSFNLGGAGSFVAWRRDELVKKLRAAFAQSEIGEVLVEKYLHHWKEIEFEVVRDSYDNVAAVACLENLDPMGVHTGESIVVAPCQTLTDFEYQLSRNLSIATERAIMLVGEGNVQVALNPWNSEEAYVIETNPRMSRSSALASKATGYPLAYIAAKLALGYRLYEVLNKVTGKTSACFEPSLDYVVIKIPRWDLDKFPYVEKTLGTEMKSVGEVMAIGRAFLEALQKAIRMLDIGEPGLVGGRIYEDDTISIDYVLERIRRREPYWPIWVAKALKYGINVDTIYELTGIDKHFLKQILGVVQFYENLKKIRQVENIDEKSLSKIVAEGKRLGFSDEQLAKALGMDMDKIREIRKRHGITPVVKQIDTLAAEWPAQTNYLYLTHNGWEHDISFVSEKPKIMVLGAGGFRIGVSVEFDWSIVSFADEARKLGYEVIVVNYNPETVSTDWDMNEKLYFDEITVERVIDIYELEKPRGVVAFLGGQISNNIAWELEKRGLLLLGSAGYSVHRAENRALFSKLLDELGIKQPPWIEATNVNDVVKFAEEIGYPVLVRPSYVLSGSAMNIAWNKKELIDYITRAAKISPKYPVVVSKFIDNAIEFEIDAVGDGKTAVGTVIEHIEYAGVHSGDATMTIPYRTLPREIVEKACKVAMKLNEVLNIKGPYNLQMLYKDGDIYVIELNLRASRSMPFTSKVTGYNLMKAAVEAALLNKLNTVVFENKFNLLLPKWFGVKSPQFSWARLRGSYPFLGPEMRSVGEVAVISRKFENAFILSWLSVSGNKLPSKDNIILIYNPMQKDYVELYEASKTLSNAGYTVVTIDTMPVKGVDAISETKVVEYMINNKVDLVITTGYAPEKDYRIRRYAADLVVPMILNHRLGAEFAKSLSKFTLDNDDIKDMKMFWTRIEDIIMPIA, encoded by the coding sequence ATGGAGGTAGTTAAAAAAGTTCTTGTAATAGGATCTGGGGCTATTAAAATAGCTGAAGCTGCGGAATTTGACTATAGCGGCAACCAAGCGTTGAAGGCTTTGAAGGAAGAGGGTATTGAAACTATTTTAATAAATCCCAATATAGCAACAATACAAACAAGCTATAAATTTGCTGATAAGGTCTATCTCCTGCCCCTCAAAACGGAATATGTTGCTAAGGTTATTGAAATTGAGAGACCAGATGGAATTCTCATAGGTTTTGGAGGACAAACTGCTTTAAGTATTGGTGTAAGACTTCATGATACTGGTGTGTTGAGTAAATATGGTGTGAAGGTTTTGGGAACACCAATTGAGGGTATTAGAAGAGCATTGTCGAGGTCGTTGTTTAGAGAAACTATGGTTAAGCATGGAATACCTGTTCCACCAAGCAAAGCCACAACATCTATTGATGAAGCTATTAAAATAGCTGAGGAAATGGGGTATCCGGTCATGGTTAGGGTTAGCTTCAATCTCGGTGGAGCAGGAAGCTTTGTTGCGTGGAGAAGAGATGAGTTGGTGAAGAAACTTAGAGCAGCTTTTGCACAATCAGAAATAGGTGAGGTTTTAGTTGAGAAGTATCTTCATCACTGGAAGGAGATAGAGTTTGAGGTTGTTAGAGATAGCTATGACAATGTAGCTGCAGTTGCATGTTTGGAGAATCTAGATCCTATGGGGGTGCATACTGGTGAATCTATTGTTGTAGCACCATGTCAAACGCTTACAGATTTTGAGTATCAACTCTCTAGAAACTTGTCAATAGCAACTGAGAGAGCTATAATGCTTGTTGGTGAAGGAAATGTTCAAGTAGCTCTAAATCCATGGAATAGTGAAGAAGCTTATGTAATTGAAACTAATCCGAGAATGTCAAGAAGCAGTGCTCTTGCTAGCAAGGCAACAGGGTATCCACTTGCATACATTGCTGCTAAACTTGCACTTGGATATAGACTTTACGAGGTTTTAAACAAGGTTACAGGTAAAACATCTGCTTGCTTCGAGCCTAGTCTCGACTATGTTGTTATAAAGATTCCTCGATGGGATTTGGACAAGTTTCCATATGTTGAAAAAACACTTGGTACAGAGATGAAAAGTGTTGGAGAGGTTATGGCAATTGGAAGAGCATTTTTAGAAGCTTTGCAAAAAGCAATAAGAATGCTTGATATTGGTGAGCCGGGTCTTGTTGGTGGAAGAATCTATGAGGATGATACAATCTCAATTGATTACGTATTGGAGAGGATTAGAAGAAGAGAGCCTTATTGGCCAATCTGGGTTGCAAAAGCATTGAAATATGGAATTAATGTTGACACAATATATGAATTGACTGGGATAGACAAACATTTCCTGAAGCAAATACTAGGTGTGGTGCAATTCTATGAAAATCTAAAGAAAATTAGACAAGTAGAAAATATTGATGAGAAGAGCCTATCTAAAATCGTAGCCGAGGGCAAAAGACTTGGCTTTTCTGATGAGCAGCTTGCTAAAGCTCTTGGCATGGACATGGATAAAATTAGGGAGATTAGGAAAAGGCATGGAATAACCCCAGTGGTTAAGCAGATAGATACCTTAGCAGCTGAGTGGCCTGCTCAAACAAACTATCTCTATTTAACACACAATGGGTGGGAGCATGACATTTCCTTTGTAAGTGAAAAGCCAAAGATTATGGTTCTTGGAGCAGGTGGATTCAGAATTGGAGTTAGTGTTGAATTTGATTGGAGCATTGTTTCATTTGCTGATGAGGCTCGAAAACTTGGATATGAAGTTATTGTAGTTAATTACAATCCAGAAACTGTTTCAACTGATTGGGATATGAATGAAAAGCTATATTTTGATGAGATAACAGTTGAAAGAGTTATTGACATCTATGAACTGGAGAAGCCAAGAGGAGTAGTGGCTTTTCTTGGTGGTCAAATATCAAACAACATTGCATGGGAACTAGAGAAAAGAGGGTTATTGTTACTTGGCTCAGCAGGTTATAGTGTTCATAGAGCTGAGAATAGAGCACTGTTTAGCAAGCTCCTCGATGAGCTAGGTATTAAGCAGCCACCATGGATTGAAGCAACAAATGTAAATGATGTTGTGAAATTTGCTGAAGAAATCGGTTACCCAGTGCTTGTTAGACCAAGTTATGTGCTAAGTGGTTCTGCAATGAACATTGCATGGAACAAGAAAGAACTCATAGACTACATAACAAGAGCTGCTAAGATATCTCCCAAATATCCTGTTGTAGTTTCAAAGTTTATTGATAATGCAATTGAATTTGAAATAGATGCTGTAGGCGATGGAAAAACAGCTGTTGGTACAGTAATAGAGCATATAGAGTATGCTGGCGTTCATAGCGGAGATGCAACAATGACCATTCCATATAGGACATTGCCAAGAGAAATTGTGGAAAAGGCATGTAAAGTGGCTATGAAGTTAAATGAGGTTTTGAATATTAAAGGGCCATATAATCTCCAAATGCTTTATAAAGATGGAGATATATATGTTATTGAATTGAACCTGAGAGCTAGTAGATCAATGCCATTCACAAGTAAAGTAACTGGGTATAACCTAATGAAGGCAGCTGTTGAAGCTGCTTTGCTTAACAAACTTAATACGGTTGTTTTTGAAAATAAGTTCAACTTATTATTGCCAAAATGGTTTGGAGTAAAATCACCTCAATTCTCATGGGCAAGACTAAGAGGCTCTTATCCATTTCTAGGGCCAGAAATGAGAAGTGTTGGAGAGGTTGCTGTAATATCAAGGAAATTTGAAAATGCATTTATTTTAAGCTGGCTTAGCGTTTCTGGAAATAAATTACCATCGAAAGACAACATTATATTAATATACAATCCAATGCAAAAAGACTATGTAGAATTGTACGAAGCATCAAAAACACTTTCCAATGCAGGCTATACTGTAGTTACTATAGATACAATGCCTGTTAAAGGTGTTGATGCAATTTCTGAGACAAAAGTTGTTGAGTATATGATAAATAATAAAGTTGATCTAGTTATAACAACTGGTTATGCGCCGGAAAAAGACTACAGGATTAGAAGATATGCAGCAGACTTGGTTGTACCAATGATTCTAAATCATAGATTAGGAGCAGAATTTGCAAAAAGCTTATCTAAATTCACTTTAGATAATGATGATATTAAAGATATGAAAATGTTTTGGACTAGAATAGAGGATATTATAATGCCCATTGCATAA
- a CDS encoding ABC transporter permease, translating into MPLKQLILREIKAILRNPAFIASLLLIFVFYGFIGSITRAGISQTIQETTKLNIGVVAEENNQFVNLVVKNFNVSLAGGVKLYSDLGYALDKSPYVIVIPKGFTENATSGLPIVVLGYTKIEDLSQISLQAKIGVLQLVSSILSKVITRVISILYNYSLPQERYVVLNSSVIVFGKAMSIQQINNFVQLVTALILILSFMMGLTTSSAASLTAIEKVEKAFEMLLSQPVPRREIVLAKIAGSAVMAFLTGLIYYLALFFMISQISQPVGKSQNMLAIPLNLDFITPDFAVYVIASLVIGLIYSGAIGVLIGSISSDERTAGILATPITFIYIGFGIASLFISMPLNIMTSIIYGILVAPTVYVLAMTRLSPKMVMLAFSSFASSIIICVIIIGIAVKVFNSDIVITGVRMGFRRKERKAY; encoded by the coding sequence ATGCCTCTTAAACAACTTATTCTTAGAGAGATTAAAGCTATACTTAGAAACCCTGCCTTTATAGCATCATTATTGCTCATATTTGTTTTCTATGGATTTATTGGAAGTATTACTAGAGCTGGTATTTCGCAAACAATTCAGGAAACAACAAAATTAAATATTGGTGTTGTTGCTGAGGAAAATAATCAGTTTGTAAACTTAGTGGTAAAGAATTTTAATGTTTCTTTAGCTGGTGGAGTTAAGCTCTATTCAGACCTTGGTTATGCGTTGGATAAAAGTCCATATGTTATAGTGATTCCAAAAGGCTTTACAGAAAATGCTACATCTGGACTTCCTATTGTTGTTTTGGGTTATACTAAGATAGAGGATTTGTCGCAAATTAGTTTACAAGCAAAGATTGGTGTGCTTCAATTAGTTTCATCAATTTTGTCAAAAGTCATTACACGGGTTATAAGCATATTGTACAACTATTCACTTCCACAGGAAAGATACGTTGTATTAAACTCAAGTGTTATAGTCTTTGGAAAGGCTATGAGTATTCAGCAAATAAACAATTTTGTGCAGTTGGTGACAGCACTAATACTCATTCTATCATTTATGATGGGTTTAACAACATCCTCAGCAGCCAGTTTAACAGCTATAGAAAAAGTTGAGAAGGCTTTTGAAATGCTTCTATCTCAACCAGTTCCAAGAAGAGAAATTGTTTTAGCTAAAATAGCTGGATCTGCTGTAATGGCTTTTTTAACTGGTCTCATATATTATCTAGCACTATTCTTCATGATAAGCCAGATATCTCAACCAGTTGGAAAAAGCCAGAATATGCTAGCTATACCACTTAACCTAGATTTTATTACACCTGATTTTGCAGTATATGTTATAGCATCACTTGTAATAGGATTGATATATAGTGGAGCTATAGGAGTTTTAATAGGCTCTATATCATCAGATGAAAGAACAGCAGGAATATTGGCCACACCAATAACGTTTATATACATAGGCTTTGGCATAGCATCACTATTCATATCAATGCCTCTTAACATTATGACCTCCATAATTTATGGTATTTTAGTTGCTCCCACAGTATACGTCTTAGCGATGACAAGGCTTTCACCCAAAATGGTTATGCTAGCATTTTCATCATTTGCATCATCAATAATAATATGTGTTATAATAATTGGAATAGCAGTTAAAGTTTTTAATAGTGATATAGTGATTACTGGAGTTAGGATGGGGTTTCGAAGAAAGGAGAGAAAAGCATATTGA
- a CDS encoding ferredoxin domain-containing protein → MAQRMHDNTISEAVLSVAKLMAISAITAPKARGIDNVVVKILSDRDSIELLAKKMEELSKEYGEFFARDASNVRRSAAVVLIGCKIIRMGLKNPAKWVLDADTVCNIVNLGIAIGSAVKTASILNVDNRVMFSVGVAAQELGLIDADYAFGIPLSAYPKSIYFDRVWPPK, encoded by the coding sequence ATGGCTCAAAGAATGCATGACAACACAATTTCAGAAGCTGTATTAAGTGTTGCAAAGCTAATGGCAATATCAGCAATAACAGCTCCAAAAGCTAGAGGCATAGACAATGTAGTTGTTAAGATTTTGAGTGATAGAGATTCTATAGAATTATTGGCTAAGAAAATGGAGGAGCTTTCCAAAGAGTATGGGGAATTCTTTGCAAGAGATGCTAGCAATGTGAGAAGAAGTGCTGCTGTTGTTTTAATAGGTTGTAAAATAATTAGAATGGGCTTAAAAAATCCAGCTAAATGGGTCTTAGATGCTGACACTGTGTGTAACATAGTTAATCTTGGTATTGCAATAGGTTCTGCAGTTAAAACAGCTTCAATACTAAATGTTGATAATAGAGTGATGTTTAGTGTGGGTGTTGCTGCACAAGAACTTGGTCTTATAGATGCTGACTATGCCTTTGGAATTCCACTTTCTGCTTATCCAAAGAGTATCTATTTTGATAGGGTATGGCCACCAAAATAG
- a CDS encoding COG2426 family protein translates to MDFATVFQYITVFIVSFLPIAEVRGGIPLAFYYFYNSSSKLAFAVTLAVIGNLLIAPFVLYLLKYLDYIIRNSNVIPNRIRKAYLWVINYVKKKSMKFERYEVPALAIFVAIPLPATGAWTASLIAFLIGMEKKKALIAIEIGVLGASAIVLLTCLLGLTILKKLFLIP, encoded by the coding sequence ATGGATTTTGCAACAGTGTTTCAATACATTACGGTGTTTATAGTATCCTTTCTTCCCATAGCTGAAGTTAGAGGAGGTATACCTCTTGCATTCTACTACTTCTACAATAGTTCAAGTAAGCTAGCTTTTGCTGTTACACTAGCAGTTATAGGCAATCTTCTAATAGCTCCATTTGTTCTTTATCTGCTTAAATACCTTGATTACATCATTAGAAACTCTAATGTGATTCCAAATAGAATTAGAAAAGCATATTTATGGGTAATTAACTATGTTAAGAAAAAAAGTATGAAATTTGAGAGATATGAGGTACCAGCACTTGCAATATTTGTTGCTATACCTCTTCCAGCCACAGGTGCTTGGACAGCATCACTTATAGCATTTTTAATTGGAATGGAAAAGAAAAAAGCGTTAATAGCCATAGAAATTGGGGTTTTGGGAGCCTCAGCAATAGTACTACTAACATGTTTACTAGGCTTAACAATACTTAAAAAACTGTTTTTAATACCATAA
- a CDS encoding 3-isopropylmalate dehydratase small subunit produces MIVEGRVIKLGDKIDTDVIIPAKHLKYTDPEYLAQHVFEPLDPEFHKKARGAIIVAGKVFGMGSSREQAAIAIKAAGVKAVVAESFARIFYRNAINNGLPVIICPEISNEVKDGDFIQINIESGEAIINNSKRIMCKGLSGMALDILKSGGIIEYLKKIQKSK; encoded by the coding sequence GTGATTGTCGAGGGCAGAGTCATAAAGTTGGGGGATAAAATAGATACTGATGTAATTATACCAGCAAAGCATCTAAAGTATACAGATCCAGAATACCTTGCACAACACGTGTTTGAACCTCTGGATCCAGAGTTTCATAAGAAGGCACGTGGAGCTATAATAGTAGCTGGTAAAGTATTTGGAATGGGTTCTTCAAGAGAGCAAGCAGCTATAGCCATTAAAGCTGCTGGTGTAAAAGCTGTTGTGGCAGAGTCGTTTGCTAGGATATTCTATAGAAATGCTATAAACAATGGATTACCAGTAATTATATGTCCTGAAATATCTAACGAGGTTAAAGATGGCGACTTTATTCAAATTAATATAGAATCTGGTGAAGCTATAATAAACAATTCTAAGAGAATAATGTGCAAAGGTTTAAGTGGAATGGCTCTAGATATTTTGAAATCAGGTGGAATCATAGAGTATCTCAAGAAAATTCAGAAAAGTAAATAA
- a CDS encoding 3-isopropylmalate dehydratase large subunit: protein MGKTLTEKILERASGRSVSPRDVVEVAVDIVAFHDLTGYHVIEVLEKLGETRIHNLDSLVIAFDHLVPPPDVRSAEIQQNIRLFAKRYNIKNFHDAGFGILHQVLIEKYVLPGQVVMAADSHTTTSGALGAFAQGLGASDIAAIVLTGKTWLTVPQPFKIRLVGSPREWITGKEVALEILRVFKSDYFNGMSIEVFVDNPNSFPMDYRVTVANMGIEMNADTLMFIPDSVTVDYIRSERGFEPKIVTPDPDAKYVDEYTIELDKVDFLVSAPHSVDNVKSVRDVWGTEVDYVFIGSCTNGRLSDFEIAAKIMKGKKAKTRCIAIPASWNVFRKALNLGYIQTLVEAGCIVTYGTCGPCIGGHFGIAAPNEVVLSTSNRNFVGRMGSPQAKIYLSGPAIAAAAAVSGKIVEPGDVM from the coding sequence ATGGGTAAGACTCTCACAGAAAAAATTTTGGAAAGAGCCTCAGGAAGAAGTGTTTCGCCTAGAGATGTTGTAGAGGTTGCAGTTGACATTGTGGCTTTTCACGATTTAACAGGGTATCACGTAATTGAGGTTCTTGAAAAACTTGGTGAAACAAGAATACATAATCTAGATTCCCTTGTGATAGCATTTGATCATCTTGTTCCACCACCAGATGTTAGAAGTGCTGAAATTCAACAAAACATAAGATTATTTGCTAAGAGATATAACATTAAGAATTTCCACGATGCTGGCTTTGGAATACTTCACCAGGTATTGATAGAAAAATATGTTTTGCCTGGACAAGTTGTTATGGCTGCTGATAGCCATACAACTACCTCAGGAGCATTGGGTGCTTTTGCACAAGGGCTTGGTGCAAGCGATATTGCTGCAATTGTTTTAACTGGTAAAACGTGGCTTACAGTTCCACAACCATTTAAGATAAGGCTTGTGGGAAGTCCCAGGGAGTGGATTACAGGCAAGGAGGTTGCCTTGGAAATACTAAGGGTTTTCAAATCTGATTACTTCAATGGAATGTCCATAGAGGTTTTTGTTGACAATCCCAATAGCTTTCCAATGGATTACAGAGTAACTGTTGCTAACATGGGTATTGAAATGAATGCTGATACACTCATGTTTATACCAGACTCTGTTACAGTTGATTATATAAGAAGTGAGAGGGGTTTTGAACCCAAAATCGTTACACCAGATCCTGATGCTAAGTATGTTGATGAGTATACTATTGAGCTTGACAAAGTTGATTTTCTTGTTTCAGCACCACATAGTGTTGACAATGTTAAGAGTGTGAGGGATGTGTGGGGAACTGAAGTAGATTATGTATTTATAGGTTCATGTACAAATGGAAGACTATCGGATTTTGAAATAGCTGCAAAAATAATGAAAGGTAAAAAGGCTAAAACAAGGTGTATAGCAATACCAGCTTCATGGAATGTTTTTAGAAAGGCTTTGAATCTTGGATATATACAAACACTTGTTGAAGCAGGATGCATTGTAACATATGGAACTTGTGGTCCTTGTATAGGAGGTCATTTCGGTATTGCAGCACCTAATGAAGTTGTTTTATCAACATCTAATAGGAATTTTGTTGGTAGAATGGGTAGCCCTCAAGCAAAAATATATCTCTCTGGACCAGCTATAGCTGCTGCAGCAGCTGTTAGTGGTAAAATTGTTGAGCCAGGTGATGTGATGTGA
- a CDS encoding NAD(P)/FAD-dependent oxidoreductase, with translation MWLAMSEEAVIKSDVLVIGGGVAGLSAALYIARQNLKVVVVAADIGGQLSYASVIENYPGFESSSGLSLVLKIQQQAQGFGAEIIIDEVMLLEKRGDVFIAKTKKGLVIESIAIVAACGKAPRKLGLANEDLFVGRGLSYCVICDAPLYKGKAVALVSFGEKGVENIELLAPLAKEVYYIVPYQKDLSIEHAKRFANVKIFEGYKVVAIHGDRKLEKVVVDRDGEKVELSVDALFVEMGFETRIDFLKPFVDLNERGEVIVNNLGETKTAGLFAAGDLASNTPYKQAVIAAASGVIAALSAINYVNNVKGLKKRIGVDWEKKVKKVERRFRL, from the coding sequence ATGTGGCTAGCAATGAGTGAGGAAGCTGTTATTAAAAGTGATGTTCTTGTTATTGGTGGTGGTGTAGCTGGTTTATCAGCAGCGTTATATATTGCAAGACAAAATCTTAAAGTTGTTGTAGTAGCTGCTGACATAGGTGGTCAACTATCCTATGCTAGTGTTATAGAGAATTACCCTGGGTTTGAATCTTCGAGTGGTTTAAGCCTTGTATTAAAAATTCAGCAACAAGCACAAGGCTTTGGTGCTGAAATCATTATAGATGAAGTTATGTTATTGGAGAAAAGAGGTGATGTCTTCATTGCTAAAACAAAGAAGGGTTTAGTTATAGAGTCTATAGCTATTGTTGCAGCTTGTGGAAAGGCTCCAAGAAAGCTTGGCCTAGCTAATGAGGACCTATTTGTTGGCAGAGGGTTGAGCTATTGTGTTATTTGTGATGCTCCTTTATACAAGGGGAAGGCTGTGGCTCTTGTAAGCTTTGGTGAAAAGGGTGTTGAGAACATTGAATTGCTTGCTCCTCTAGCTAAAGAAGTTTACTATATTGTGCCTTATCAAAAAGATTTAAGTATAGAGCATGCAAAGAGATTTGCAAATGTGAAAATATTCGAGGGGTATAAAGTTGTTGCTATACATGGTGATAGAAAGCTGGAGAAGGTAGTTGTTGATAGAGATGGTGAGAAGGTGGAGCTTTCTGTAGATGCTTTATTTGTTGAAATGGGGTTTGAAACAAGAATAGATTTTCTAAAGCCATTCGTTGACTTAAATGAGAGAGGAGAAGTGATTGTGAATAATCTAGGAGAAACAAAGACAGCAGGTCTTTTTGCTGCAGGTGATCTTGCAAGCAATACTCCATATAAACAAGCTGTAATAGCTGCTGCTTCAGGAGTTATAGCAGCTTTGTCTGCGATAAATTATGTAAACAATGTTAAAGGATTGAAGAAAAGAATTGGTGTGGATTGGGAGAAAAAAGTTAAAAAAGTTGAAAGAAGATTTAGATTATGA